In Paenibacillus sp. 1781tsa1, one DNA window encodes the following:
- a CDS encoding methyl-accepting chemotaxis protein translates to MPMLLEVKPDQPHVVLHNEELATPEQQPHEVTVVAEEPVIHLLDYYRQVPVAGVHTTCGEAAAMMNQGQEHPCIVLCDEQMKPTGLLMRETLYRMLNGRFAADLFYRKPVIQVVNTSPVIADIHMEATTIIDIALGRNEQHFYDCLLVTEQDRLLGVLTMRDVMSLSRRLQQVSSAERVRTVSESRQEISRINDAVTKLVHAANQTVHEAREIMALSKQGEESLKHVDASYNRVHQHMESQGQHADHMLNSIKTGSGMAHSIRSLADQSGLLALNASIEAAHAGEYGRGFQIVAGEIRALAKQTREVAGNMSSLLENIGGLTLQTVELVKASGAEIDDSSVHVTAGGATFRQLNSAVRDLSRIAEEIAMEGGKAGEVAEHIRTKLDEMVLNSE, encoded by the coding sequence ATGCCCATGTTGCTCGAAGTGAAACCCGACCAGCCTCATGTTGTTTTACATAATGAAGAATTAGCAACACCCGAACAACAGCCTCATGAAGTAACGGTGGTTGCTGAAGAACCTGTAATCCATCTGCTAGACTATTACCGCCAGGTTCCTGTCGCCGGAGTCCACACGACCTGTGGAGAAGCAGCGGCGATGATGAATCAGGGTCAGGAGCACCCTTGCATTGTATTATGTGATGAGCAGATGAAACCTACTGGATTGTTAATGCGAGAGACGTTATATCGGATGTTAAACGGTCGTTTTGCCGCAGATCTATTCTATCGTAAGCCGGTCATACAAGTAGTGAATACATCTCCGGTTATTGCAGATATTCATATGGAAGCCACAACAATTATTGATATCGCACTTGGAAGGAATGAACAACATTTCTACGATTGTCTACTCGTTACGGAACAAGATCGACTGCTCGGTGTGCTGACAATGCGTGATGTGATGTCCCTCTCCCGGAGATTGCAACAGGTTTCTTCGGCAGAACGGGTTCGTACGGTATCCGAGAGCAGGCAGGAGATATCGAGAATCAATGATGCAGTCACTAAGCTGGTGCATGCAGCGAATCAGACCGTACATGAGGCCCGTGAGATCATGGCATTGTCCAAGCAGGGCGAAGAGAGTTTGAAACACGTCGATGCTTCCTATAACCGGGTACATCAGCATATGGAGAGTCAAGGACAACATGCGGATCACATGTTGAATTCGATTAAAACAGGCTCAGGCATGGCACACTCCATTCGATCCCTGGCAGATCAGAGTGGGCTCCTTGCCCTGAATGCTTCCATCGAAGCAGCTCATGCTGGTGAATATGGACGAGGTTTTCAGATTGTTGCAGGCGAGATTCGAGCGCTCGCGAAACAGACCCGTGAGGTTGCAGGCAACATGTCTTCATTGCTAGAGAATATTGGTGGATTGACCCTTCAGACTGTAGAACTGGTTAAGGCAAGCGGAGCGGAGATTGACGACAGTTCGGTGCATGTCACCGCAGGGGGAGCAACGTTCCGACAACTGAACAGTGCGGTGAGAGATCTGTCCCGTATAGCAGAGGAGATCGCCATGGAAGGCGGGAAAGCTGGAGAAGTCGCAGAGCACATTCGTACGAAACTGGATGAGATGGTTCTGAATAGTGAGTAG
- the phoU gene encoding phosphate signaling complex protein PhoU has product MIRRKEFDQELEELRTLLKQMGEHVGAALDGAIESLQTMNAEKAQVIIKNDANLNALEDKIMELGSKLIITQQPVAKDLRRIIVAFKISSDLERMGDLALDVAKVTLRMDGQKLIKPLVDIPQMAEIVKSMIDESIESFLKENTDLAYKMAQTDDQVDQLYSHMISDLYTLMTEHPNQASQAMLLMMVGRYIERIGDHATNIGESTVYLVTGKRPDLNQ; this is encoded by the coding sequence ATGATTCGCAGAAAAGAATTTGATCAGGAGCTTGAAGAGCTGCGTACCTTGCTCAAACAAATGGGTGAACATGTAGGAGCAGCACTGGATGGTGCTATTGAGAGTTTACAAACGATGAACGCGGAGAAAGCTCAGGTCATCATCAAGAATGATGCGAATCTGAATGCCCTTGAAGACAAAATTATGGAACTTGGCTCCAAACTGATCATCACACAACAGCCGGTGGCGAAGGACCTCAGACGTATTATCGTGGCATTCAAAATTTCCAGTGATCTGGAGCGTATGGGAGATCTTGCTCTCGACGTGGCGAAGGTGACACTCCGGATGGATGGACAGAAGCTGATTAAACCTCTGGTGGATATCCCGCAAATGGCAGAAATCGTGAAATCCATGATTGATGAATCCATCGAATCTTTCCTGAAAGAAAACACAGATCTGGCCTACAAAATGGCTCAGACGGACGATCAGGTCGATCAACTGTACAGCCACATGATCAGTGATCTCTACACGTTAATGACAGAGCATCCTAATCAGGCTTCTCAGGCTATGCTGCTGATGATGGTTGGACGTTACATTGAACGTATTGGTGATCATGCGACCAACATTGGTGAGAGCACGGTATACCTGGTGACAGGTAAACGCCCGGATCTGAATCAATAG
- the pstB gene encoding phosphate ABC transporter ATP-binding protein PstB produces MKDLIHIDKLNLYYDTHHALKNISMDLPEKTVTAFIGPSGCGKSTLLRTLNRMNDMIPGVRVEGQVMLDGSDIYSNEIEVETLRKRVGMVFQQPNPFPKSIYDNVAYGPRLHGVTQKAELDQLVEQSLVHAALWDEVKDVLKKSALSLSGGQQQRLCIARALAVQPDVLLMDEATSALDPISTLKIEELVKELHHKYTIVMVTHNMHQAARVSGRTVFFLNGEVVEAADTETLFSTPQDSRTEDYISGRFG; encoded by the coding sequence ATGAAGGACCTCATTCACATTGATAAACTTAATTTATACTATGATACGCATCACGCGCTTAAAAATATATCGATGGATCTGCCGGAAAAAACCGTTACTGCGTTCATCGGGCCGTCAGGTTGTGGTAAGTCGACATTGCTTCGCACATTGAACCGGATGAATGACATGATTCCGGGTGTTCGTGTGGAAGGACAGGTTATGTTGGATGGCTCCGATATCTATAGTAATGAGATTGAAGTGGAGACACTGCGCAAACGAGTTGGCATGGTATTTCAACAACCGAATCCGTTCCCGAAATCCATCTATGATAACGTCGCTTATGGACCACGCTTGCATGGAGTAACCCAAAAGGCTGAACTGGATCAGTTGGTGGAACAAAGTCTTGTCCATGCTGCACTGTGGGATGAAGTGAAGGATGTATTGAAAAAGTCGGCACTTAGTCTGTCCGGCGGACAACAGCAGCGTCTCTGTATTGCACGGGCACTGGCTGTACAGCCAGACGTTCTGCTGATGGATGAAGCAACGTCCGCACTCGACCCGATCTCCACATTGAAGATTGAGGAACTGGTGAAGGAATTGCATCACAAGTACACCATCGTTATGGTTACCCACAATATGCACCAGGCGGCACGGGTATCTGGACGTACGGTATTTTTCCTGAATGGTGAAGTGGTGGAGGCAGCTGATACGGAGACGTTATTCTCCACACCGCAAGATTCCCGAACCGAGGATTATATCTCTGGAAGGTTCGGTTAA
- a CDS encoding SDR family oxidoreductase produces the protein MSTTPQNQKTMPAQHQDQRPGIESEMHPRPEFEKPEYKAAGKLTGKVALITGGDSGIGRAVAVTYAKEGADVAIVYLSEHEDAKETKRQVEQEGRKCILIAGDIGDDTFAKKSVQQTVDELGKLDIVVNNAAEQHPQQNLEDITPEQLERTFRTNIFGMFYVTQAALPHLKKGSTIINTTSITAYRGSPTLLDYSSTKGAITSFTRSLSMNVIEKGIRVNAVAPGPIWTPLIPSTFDEKKVSEFGATQPMKRPGQPDELAPAYVYLASDDSSYVSGQVMHVNGGEVVNG, from the coding sequence ATGTCAACCACACCACAAAACCAAAAAACAATGCCAGCGCAGCATCAGGATCAACGACCTGGAATCGAGTCGGAGATGCATCCCAGACCCGAATTTGAGAAGCCTGAATACAAGGCAGCAGGTAAACTGACGGGAAAGGTGGCGCTCATTACAGGGGGTGACAGTGGAATTGGTCGTGCTGTAGCCGTTACATACGCCAAGGAAGGCGCGGATGTCGCGATTGTATACCTGAGCGAGCACGAAGATGCCAAGGAAACGAAGCGACAGGTCGAACAGGAAGGACGCAAGTGTATCTTGATAGCCGGAGATATTGGTGACGATACCTTTGCCAAGAAGTCGGTTCAGCAGACCGTAGATGAACTAGGTAAACTGGACATAGTCGTGAATAACGCAGCGGAACAGCACCCACAACAGAATCTGGAGGATATTACACCAGAACAACTGGAGCGAACATTCCGTACCAATATCTTCGGCATGTTCTATGTGACGCAGGCGGCTCTGCCACATCTGAAGAAAGGCAGTACGATTATTAACACGACATCCATCACAGCTTACCGCGGCAGCCCGACCTTGCTTGACTATTCATCTACCAAAGGAGCAATAACTTCGTTCACTCGTTCTTTATCGATGAATGTGATTGAGAAGGGAATTCGTGTGAATGCTGTTGCACCGGGACCAATCTGGACACCACTCATTCCATCCACATTTGATGAGAAAAAGGTAAGTGAGTTTGGCGCAACGCAGCCGATGAAGCGGCCGGGGCAACCGGATGAACTGGCTCCCGCGTACGTGTATCTGGCTTCGGATGACTCATCGTATGTGAGTGGACAGGTGATGCATGTGAACGGCGGCGAAGTGGTGAACGGGTAA
- a CDS encoding cupin domain-containing protein, which produces MKISKQNAAHYIWGGQCDGWHLVQNDKLSIIHERMPAGTAETRHYHSVSRQFFFILSGEACMELDGEMFMLETHEGIEIAPGRPHQMMNRSNEEVEFLVISNPGTRGDRIELDSM; this is translated from the coding sequence ATGAAAATTAGCAAACAGAATGCAGCGCATTATATATGGGGTGGACAGTGCGATGGCTGGCACCTTGTTCAAAACGATAAATTGAGCATCATTCATGAGCGAATGCCTGCAGGAACGGCTGAAACACGACATTACCATTCGGTAAGCCGTCAGTTTTTTTTCATCCTCAGCGGTGAAGCATGTATGGAACTTGATGGTGAAATGTTTATGCTTGAGACCCATGAAGGAATAGAGATTGCACCCGGAAGGCCGCATCAGATGATGAATCGGAGCAACGAAGAAGTGGAGTTTCTCGTTATTTCCAATCCCGGTACCCGTGGGGATCGAATTGAACTGGATTCAATGTAG
- the pnpS gene encoding two-component system histidine kinase PnpS — MRPFRIRLAIIMMVLIGISVIVAGYTMGRVFKTTHITALEQTMVREINLLKATFPFHDASDPTSEATRKYYSDRALELDRLTDSRVTFINKDGTVIGDSESSPAAMDNHLNREEIKDAVGDGYGQSIRYSETLGQDMLYVALPVNSDQSDMIEMPSGKFDGYIRLSMSLHAVDQGLQRGWMIMFAALGLLFLIVAFVSYRVARGLTSPIEHITKVAHRITKLEYDARVDVTRRDEIGQLGLAINGMADSLQSQLKTIRDNEALLQSVLANMTGGIVMIDAGQSIALVNREAERMLSIQAGKVTGKPYTELKRHYELTRTIEESVALKERMHEEVSVFNPEEKLIRIDGVPMSEDDGGYRGMLFLLQDVTAIRRLESMRSEFVANVSHELKTPVAAVKGFAETLLSGGVQDKETERSFLKIIYDEGDRLNRLIGDILELSKIESKRAPLQCSPVHVHSFFEMVLGTLSKVAEKKQIRLEMHVPEELYIEADEDKMKQIFINLLSNGINYTPDGGRVKLQVTMDNDDEVVFAVSDTGIGIPKKDLPRIFERFYRVDKGRSRNSGGTGLGLSIVKHLVELHHGKLSVESELGMGTTFRVILPFIQDEEI, encoded by the coding sequence ATGAGACCGTTCCGAATTCGCCTTGCCATCATTATGATGGTGTTGATCGGTATATCCGTCATTGTAGCTGGATATACGATGGGCAGAGTGTTTAAGACTACGCATATAACTGCATTGGAGCAAACTATGGTGCGCGAGATTAATTTGCTCAAAGCTACTTTTCCATTCCATGATGCAAGTGATCCAACCTCGGAAGCTACACGAAAGTATTATTCAGATCGGGCGCTGGAACTGGATCGCCTCACGGATTCCCGGGTGACCTTCATTAATAAGGACGGCACGGTCATTGGAGATTCCGAGAGTAGTCCGGCAGCGATGGATAATCACTTGAACCGGGAAGAAATCAAGGATGCGGTAGGGGATGGATACGGGCAGTCCATACGTTACAGTGAAACATTGGGACAGGACATGCTGTATGTAGCGCTACCTGTTAATTCGGATCAAAGTGACATGATTGAAATGCCTAGCGGTAAATTTGATGGTTACATCCGCCTTTCGATGAGTCTGCATGCGGTTGATCAGGGTCTTCAGCGTGGATGGATGATTATGTTTGCTGCACTTGGACTACTGTTCTTAATTGTCGCGTTTGTCAGTTATCGGGTTGCACGCGGATTAACTTCCCCGATTGAGCATATTACAAAAGTGGCTCATCGAATCACCAAGTTGGAATACGATGCGAGAGTTGATGTAACGCGTAGAGATGAGATCGGACAGCTGGGGCTTGCGATCAACGGAATGGCAGACAGCTTGCAGTCCCAGCTGAAGACGATTCGTGACAATGAAGCGTTACTACAGAGTGTCCTCGCGAACATGACCGGAGGTATTGTTATGATCGATGCAGGGCAATCCATTGCATTGGTTAATCGGGAAGCGGAGCGTATGCTTAGTATTCAGGCAGGAAAGGTTACGGGTAAGCCTTATACTGAATTGAAAAGACACTACGAATTAACACGTACCATTGAAGAGAGTGTTGCACTGAAAGAACGGATGCATGAAGAAGTGAGTGTGTTCAACCCGGAGGAAAAACTGATCCGTATTGATGGAGTGCCGATGTCCGAAGATGATGGCGGGTATCGAGGCATGTTGTTCCTGTTGCAGGACGTGACGGCGATTCGCCGCTTGGAGTCGATGCGCAGTGAGTTTGTCGCGAATGTCTCACATGAGCTCAAGACACCTGTTGCTGCGGTCAAAGGCTTTGCCGAAACGCTGCTCAGCGGCGGGGTACAGGATAAGGAGACGGAGCGTTCATTCCTGAAAATCATCTATGATGAAGGAGATCGACTTAACCGATTGATTGGGGATATTCTGGAGTTATCCAAAATTGAATCTAAACGCGCGCCGCTGCAATGCTCACCTGTTCATGTACACTCTTTCTTCGAAATGGTGCTGGGCACCTTGTCCAAGGTGGCGGAGAAAAAGCAGATTCGTCTGGAAATGCATGTTCCGGAGGAACTGTACATTGAAGCAGATGAGGACAAGATGAAGCAGATCTTCATCAATCTGTTATCCAACGGAATCAACTATACCCCGGATGGCGGACGAGTGAAGTTACAGGTGACGATGGATAACGACGATGAAGTGGTCTTTGCGGTGTCGGATACAGGAATTGGCATACCGAAAAAAGATTTGCCGCGAATCTTCGAACGGTTCTATCGCGTTGATAAAGGCAGATCCCGTAATTCAGGGGGCACAGGCCTTGGACTTTCCATCGTGAAACATCTGGTGGAATTGCATCATGGCAAATTGTCTGTTGAGAGTGAGCTGGGCATGGGGACAACGTTCCGTGTTATCCTTCCATTCATTCAGGATGAAGAGATCTAG
- a CDS encoding response regulator transcription factor, protein MAQRLLVIEDEPTLSRLLTYNLTQEGYDVTAEDHGSAGYDRALSQEFDLILLDLMLPGMNGLDILNKLRIQGVSTPVIILTAKNGEAEVVQGLKSGADDYITKPFGVSELLARVDAVLRRYSNGEDLPQPEDKDGSRIILGELEIYPLKYEVTLGGQSISLRPKEFEVLLYLAKKPGVVLTRDDLMNAVWGFDYIGGQRTVDVHVSSLRKKLELDPESVHIDSIRGVGYKLVVKRKTPHHSS, encoded by the coding sequence ATGGCACAGCGTTTGCTAGTTATTGAAGATGAACCTACATTATCGAGATTACTCACGTATAACCTGACACAGGAAGGTTACGACGTTACGGCAGAGGATCACGGATCTGCAGGATATGATCGGGCCTTGTCCCAGGAATTTGATCTCATTTTGCTTGATCTGATGCTTCCGGGCATGAATGGTCTGGACATTCTGAACAAGTTAAGAATACAGGGTGTCAGTACACCCGTCATCATTCTGACGGCCAAGAACGGTGAAGCTGAGGTTGTACAGGGACTGAAATCGGGTGCCGATGATTATATTACCAAACCCTTTGGTGTATCTGAGTTATTAGCCCGAGTAGATGCAGTATTAAGACGTTATTCCAATGGTGAAGACTTACCACAGCCTGAGGACAAGGATGGTTCACGAATTATTCTGGGAGAGCTTGAGATTTATCCTCTGAAATATGAAGTGACACTGGGTGGACAATCCATCAGTCTTCGTCCGAAAGAGTTCGAAGTTCTTTTATACTTGGCCAAAAAGCCGGGTGTGGTACTGACAAGGGATGATCTGATGAACGCTGTGTGGGGTTTCGATTATATCGGAGGTCAACGAACGGTGGACGTACACGTCAGCTCATTACGTAAAAAGCTGGAGCTTGACCCGGAATCGGTTCACATTGATTCCATTCGTGGTGTAGGTTATAAATTGGTTGTCAAAAGAAAAACTCCCCATCATTCTAGTTAG
- a CDS encoding histidine kinase N-terminal 7TM domain-containing protein, translating into MESHINSYITLVATSAVLNVFLCLYTYFRRSEIPSSKIFILYTAALSIYTFGYAIELASNTLEQMKFWTTVEYIGMPFSASLGLMLMIKYTGKTLSKKVTTALFVIPSITLCMVATNDFHHLFYKKVWLRENSPVPLMDIAVGQWYVVHGAFTFSCLLCACLILIGQWKHTKKMYRRQLLTLITSQIIPMVAAFLYLLGLTPGGMDPVPVLMCITSAMYIWAILSSRLLTIVPIAKDSIFESMREGVIVLDSSNRLVDYNRSLRDMLPELNLTMIGQPLDEIWLNLAGETFPVQYEREGLQTDLYWQLAGETVCYQVRTSYVYNKDAQIVGSLIMLIDITEQRFLQEQLKQLAYFDGLTKIYNRTHFLHKGREMLSEAHLNLQPVSFILFDIDYFKRINDTYGHDVGDQAIIHVVSICNRYLSPEMLFARYGGEEFVIALPNTSLQEAEELAEQLRVALLNQPLDVHGLPITLTSSFGISQYNGGIDSLESLLRDADTALYESKRNGRNKVHVHAVSTT; encoded by the coding sequence ATGGAATCGCATATTAATTCATATATAACACTCGTAGCCACTTCAGCCGTGCTGAATGTCTTTTTGTGTTTATATACCTATTTCAGAAGATCCGAGATCCCCAGTTCCAAAATATTCATCCTCTACACAGCAGCACTCTCCATATATACTTTTGGATATGCAATTGAGCTGGCCAGCAACACGCTCGAGCAGATGAAGTTTTGGACCACCGTGGAGTATATAGGCATGCCCTTCTCTGCATCTCTTGGCCTCATGTTGATGATAAAGTACACAGGTAAAACGTTATCCAAAAAGGTAACTACCGCTTTGTTTGTAATCCCTTCCATTACACTATGTATGGTAGCAACCAATGATTTTCATCATCTCTTTTATAAGAAAGTATGGCTGAGAGAAAATAGTCCCGTACCTCTGATGGATATCGCAGTGGGTCAATGGTATGTTGTTCACGGCGCATTCACGTTCTCTTGTCTGTTGTGTGCCTGCCTCATTCTAATCGGACAATGGAAACACACCAAGAAGATGTACCGTCGTCAATTACTTACACTGATTACTTCACAGATTATTCCTATGGTCGCAGCTTTTCTGTATTTGCTTGGCTTGACACCTGGCGGGATGGACCCCGTGCCGGTTCTCATGTGTATTACATCTGCCATGTATATCTGGGCCATTCTATCCTCTCGTCTCCTGACCATCGTGCCGATTGCAAAAGACAGTATTTTCGAGAGCATGCGCGAAGGCGTTATTGTACTGGATAGTTCCAATCGCCTGGTTGATTACAATCGATCACTTCGTGACATGTTGCCAGAACTTAATCTGACCATGATTGGACAACCCTTGGATGAGATATGGCTTAATCTTGCCGGAGAGACTTTTCCCGTTCAATACGAGAGGGAAGGATTGCAAACGGATCTGTACTGGCAGTTAGCAGGTGAAACCGTCTGTTATCAGGTCAGAACGTCTTATGTTTATAACAAAGATGCGCAGATCGTGGGTAGTCTCATTATGCTCATTGATATAACAGAACAACGTTTCTTGCAAGAACAGCTAAAACAGCTGGCTTATTTCGATGGTCTGACCAAAATCTATAATCGCACTCATTTTTTGCATAAAGGTCGGGAGATGTTGAGCGAAGCTCATCTTAACCTGCAGCCTGTCTCCTTTATTTTATTTGATATCGATTATTTTAAACGCATTAATGATACCTATGGACATGATGTGGGCGATCAGGCCATTATTCATGTGGTCTCTATATGTAATCGATATTTGAGCCCTGAGATGTTGTTCGCCCGTTATGGAGGAGAAGAATTCGTCATCGCTCTTCCTAATACCTCGCTTCAAGAAGCCGAAGAACTCGCAGAGCAACTGAGAGTTGCCTTGTTGAATCAACCTTTAGATGTTCATGGATTACCTATAACACTGACCTCAAGCTTTGGAATCTCCCAGTACAATGGAGGGATTGATTCGCTGGAGTCCTTGTTGCGCGACGCTGACACGGCTCTGTATGAATCCAAGCGGAATGGTCGAAATAAAGTGCATGTTCATGCTGTGAGTACAACCTAG
- the mdh gene encoding malate dehydrogenase, with translation MTIQRKKITVVGAGFTGATTALMLAQKELGDVVLVDIPQLENPTKGKALDMMEASPVQGFDSHIVGTSNYEDTAGSEIVIITAGIARKPGMSRDDLVNTNAGIVKSVCENVKKYCPDSIVIILSNPVDAMTYAAYQTLGFPKNRVIGQSGVLDTARYCTFIAQELNVSVEDVRGFVLGGHGDDMVPLVRYSSVGGIPIDTLIPADRIESIVQRTRVGGGEIVNLLGNGSAYYAPAASLVQMTEAILKDKKRIIPVIAYLEGEYGYHDLFLGVPTILGGNGIEKIFELELTTEEKAGLDKSADSVRNVISVVNL, from the coding sequence TTGACTATTCAGCGCAAAAAAATCACAGTAGTCGGCGCCGGTTTTACCGGTGCTACGACCGCATTAATGCTTGCCCAAAAAGAACTCGGGGATGTTGTGCTGGTTGATATTCCTCAGCTGGAGAACCCGACGAAGGGGAAAGCACTCGATATGATGGAAGCAAGTCCTGTTCAAGGATTTGACAGTCATATCGTCGGTACTTCCAACTACGAAGATACTGCAGGTTCTGAGATTGTAATCATCACCGCTGGTATCGCCCGTAAACCGGGTATGAGCCGCGACGATCTGGTTAATACGAATGCGGGTATCGTGAAGTCCGTTTGTGAAAATGTGAAAAAATATTGCCCTGATTCCATCGTCATTATTCTAAGCAACCCGGTGGATGCGATGACTTATGCAGCTTATCAGACCCTTGGTTTTCCTAAAAACCGTGTTATTGGTCAGTCAGGTGTTCTGGATACAGCACGTTATTGTACCTTCATTGCGCAAGAGTTGAACGTATCTGTTGAAGATGTTCGTGGATTCGTTCTTGGTGGTCACGGAGACGATATGGTGCCTCTCGTTCGTTATTCGAGCGTGGGGGGCATTCCAATCGATACACTGATTCCGGCTGACCGGATCGAATCCATCGTTCAGCGCACCCGTGTTGGCGGTGGTGAGATTGTGAATCTGCTTGGTAATGGCAGTGCATATTATGCACCGGCGGCTTCACTTGTTCAGATGACCGAAGCGATTTTGAAGGACAAGAAACGTATCATTCCAGTGATCGCTTATCTTGAAGGTGAATATGGCTATCATGATCTGTTCCTCGGTGTACCAACCATTCTGGGTGGTAACGGCATTGAGAAAATATTTGAACTTGAGCTGACAACGGAAGAAAAAGCAGGCTTGGATAAATCTGCTGATTCGGTTCGTAACGTCATTTCGGTAGTAAACCTGTAA